ATTCGGACCCCTTCTTTTTTTGAAACATTTTCTTTAATTGACTCTTTTATTATTAGGTGAATAGCCTTTGTTGTTTTTTCTAAGGCTTGCTCTGTTTCAAATTTTTCCAAATATCCTATAAGTAAGCTGGTAAATAAATCTCCTGTTCCACTGAAATTTTGTTCTAATCCTTCTAAAAAAAACTCCGAGTATTCTTTGTTTTTAGGATTGTAGCAAATGTTTCCCAAGAGATTTCCCCTTTTAACGCTTGTAACAACTACCGTCGCTTTTGTATCAAGATTTAATATTGCTTTTATGATATCATCTTTGTTGTTAAGTTTTGAGCTTTTGCTTAGCATTTCAAGTTCTGTGATATTGGGTGTTATTATGTTTGCGTACTTTATGATTTTTCTAAATCCACTAATTATTTTATTATCAAATATAGGGTAAATTTCTCCATCGTCAGCAAACACAGGATCAATTACAATTTTTTCAAATTTTATTAATTTAATTATTTTCTCTATTGTTATTTGTTGTTTTTCGCTTCCCAGAAATCCGGTATAGAGTATGTCAAAGTGCTCATTTTGTTCTTTCCATATATTGATAAATTTTTCTAAATGATCGGTTAAATCCACTATTTCAAATTTTTTATAAGCTGTGGAAGCAGAAAGGACAGCTGTCACAAAAGGACAAACTTGCATATTAAACGAAGAT
The window above is part of the Borreliella burgdorferi B31 genome. Proteins encoded here:
- a CDS encoding PfkB family carbohydrate kinase yields the protein MKRILAMHDISSMGRTSLTICIPVISSFNMQVCPFVTAVLSASTAYKKFEIVDLTDHLEKFINIWKEQNEHFDILYTGFLGSEKQQITIEKIIKLIKFEKIVIDPVFADDGEIYPIFDNKIISGFRKIIKYANIITPNITELEMLSKSSKLNNKDDIIKAILNLDTKATVVVTSVKRGNLLGNICYNPKNKEYSEFFLEGLEQNFSGTGDLFTSLLIGYLEKFETEQALEKTTKAIHLIIKESIKENVSKKEGVRIENFLKNTF